CATTGAATAGAAAGTGCGGATGGTATTGGGATTTCAGGAATTTCAGTTCGGTTTCTAACTGGTTGACTTTTATTTTCTCCAATTGAAGACTTTGTTCTATAAAACTTTTGAATAGAATCCGATTGCGTATCATTGTGTAGTATAGAAATGCCAGAAGAGCTCCTGTCACATTAACCAACGCCGATTCTCCCCATTTGAAAGACTCTGCCATGGTTATGCAAGACATGATAAATACATGCATGATATTCAAGAGGACAAAGTTTATCAGAAAGACAGACGCGTATTCTTTCCAGTTTGCCCTCTTTTCGTCTTTGCTTTTGTCAATAAAGGAACGGGCTACCCGCTTGAAAATAGAGTTTAAGAGGTAGAAATAAGCAATAGTTATGCCCAAGGACTGTAAACGTACTTTTATAGCAAACGTATTTAACTCCCATATTCGTTCGTTATAGGCAATATCTATAATAATAAATATGCACAAGGAAAGTGACAGTATTATAAATAAGGTATTAATCCATTCGTTCTTTAAGTTCATCTGTTCTTATTTTTATCTTTACTACTACAAACCTATTCGTTTACTTTCTTCTATTCTATTGTCATTTTGAGATTTTCTTATCTCTTTGCCACGATTAAACCGATAACTGAATGATATGCCTATCATTCTGCTGTCATTCTTTTCCCGAGATGTGTAGTACAGGTAATTATTCTCCATACTTACGCGGGGGCGGTTGGAATGAAAGATGTCGTGTGCGTAAATATACAAACTAAATTTGTCATTAAGCAGATTTTTGCGAATTCCGAGTGATATTGTCCATAAGGATTTTATTCTGATTTGTCCTTCAACCATCTCTCCGCTATAAAATCCGAGAGCTTCGCCACCCCATCCGTGCGGTAATTCAAACTGGTTACTGATGTGCAATACGGGAGTTGTAACTTCATTTCTGGATGTCTTTCCGGGTGTCCGCCAATCGAATTGTTTGTAGGTCAACGAACCGTTGATGTGAGCTGTCCACCATTTGAAAGGTTTTAGATTGTTTAATCCTACTCTCAATCCCAATGAATGGTTGCTTGATAAATTTAGCGGCATAATCAGGACACGGTTATTGTCTTCGACCAGAAAACTAAAAGAGATAGGATTTTTCCTGTGAGAGTAAAATGCATTGAATGAATATCGTTTCTTGAACAGCCATGAGACTTCTATATTGTCTATCAATTCAGGTTTCAGTTCGGTATTCCCTTGCTCATATAGAAACTGGTCTTTGACCTCAACAAAAGGATTCATGTTTCTGTAATTGGGGCGGACAATGCGGCGACCGTACATCACAGATACGTCATGATTCTCTGAAAGTTGATACTGCGCCATTAAAGTAGGAAAAAGGTACGTGTATCTTTTTGTGAAAGTGGTGTCCTGGGTGGTTGAGTTGTAATTGTTTTTTGTGTATGTGTTTTCAAGCCGCAAGCCTATCTCTGTGGAAAATCGGGAAGACCATTTGGAGTTTAATTGAAAATATCCTGCGTGAATGTTTTCTTTATAATTGAAATGACTGCTGAGGTTGTTGTCCTTTTGCCAGTTTCCTGCAATCAGGTTTCTGTATAAAGCATTACTGCCTATATTTACAAAGACTGATTTAAGTCCGGCGGTTATTCCGAACTTCTCGGATATGGCATAACTTAAATTGGTCTGCCCGCTGTATATTTTAATATCACCATTTGTCTTGCCGGACAATGTGTCTTCTATCAATGGCTTGATATGAGTCTGGAAAGCTGAATTAAGCAGCAAGTCATCTTCCTGCTTGAAAAGCTGGTAATCAAAAGAAGCGTCCCATTTTCCTTTTTCTGCAAATTTGTATATGATGTTGGCTCCACCTATGATGTTGGTGTAGCTATTGACCGGTGCGTTTAATGCTGTCAGGGTAGAGTCGCTTTGAATGTTGTTATTGTTATAAAAATCGGATACGTTGACTTCTTTCTTATTTCTATCAAGCCAGCTTGACGAGAGGTATGTCCCGATAGTTAGTCTGTCGGATAAGTCATAATCCGCCCCGACTTTTATATAATGTCCTTTGTACTGCCTGTTTATATCGCCTTCGATATCTTTTCGTAGTTCAAGCGGTTTGGAGGTTATCGGATCCAGGTAATGACCAGAGATTGACATTTCTATACAGTCTTTTCCGAAATAGTAAGAGTAGTCTGCGTAAATGTTCAGTTTGTTGTGGTGAAAGTTCAAGGATAACGTTTCGTTTCCTCTGATGCACTTCCCTTTCTCCAGACCGGAAGATACGGCAAGATTTATGCCTTGTTCCTTCACTCTCTTTTTCCGAATGTTAATAATGCCCGAACTGCTTGACGCGTCGTATCTGGATGATGGTTGAGAAATCAGTTCTATATTTTCAACGGAATGGCTGGGGATGGAGCGCAGATAGTTTATCAGATTTTCTCCCGACAGGTAAGTCACTTTGTCGTCAATCAACACATTCGCGCCTGATTTGCCATTTAAGATAATCGTTCCGTCATTTTGAATGATGACTCCCGGCAGTTTTCTCAATGCATCCAGTATATTACTGTCTGTATTCAATAAGGCGGATGACAAGTTAATTGTCATTTTCCCGGGGGCGACTTTCACCGGAGGGCGCTTGCCGGTCACATTGATGGTGGACAACATATAAGTGTCTTTCTCAAAAAGAATGTCCCCTAACTCGATATTGACGTTTAGCTCAGTTTGTAGCGGCATCTTTATTTTTTTATAGCCGATCGTTGACAAGGAAAGAATGTAATGGCCCGGTTTGATATTTATGACTTCAAACCGCCCGTCCAAGTCTGAGGTAGTGCCTGCGATATAAGCGGAATCTGTATGATTTAGCAGCAGTATTGTCGCTCCAACCATTGGCAGGCTCTCTCCATCTGTAATTCTACCCGATATTACTGATTGTGCGGATATGCTGATGGTCTGAATAAACAGCATAGTTAAGAAGTAAATTTTAATAGTACTCATCATTTGAAATTTTTGATTGATTTTCAGCCACAAAATTACTTTTGTATTTTGCCGTACTCAAATTTATCTGATGAATGGAATGATTTACTTGATGAAATGAAAATTCCAGGAATCAGCAGGATGATTGATGGGGTAATCCCGAATGCCCGGTAATTTAGTAATCGTAAAAATAAGTAGTGGCAGTTTTCATGAGAATAGGTTCTCCCTTGTCTATTTCAAGATGTATCTAAGCGCAGGCCACGAGTATCTGCTTTTTTAAAACCATTTGTTTGTGAAAGTAGCGGAAAGAGCGTATCTTTGTTTGCGCTGATAAAAAGTGAACTCATAAATACACCGGATTATGGAATATGTATCATCAGAAAGGAAGTTGCTGCCATACGGCATGATGAATTTTGCAGATATTCGTCTCGATAATTATTACTACGTGGATAAAACCTCGTTTATCCCTATAATAGAACAATCGGACAGATTCTTCTTTTTCATCCGTCCGCGCCGATTCGGCAAGAGCCTTACGCTGAACATGTTGCAACACTATTATGATGTGCGTACACGTGACAAGTTCGATGCTCTGTTTGGAGACCTCTATATCGGAAAGCATCCCACACGAGACCGCAACAGCTATCTGGTGCTGTATCTCAATTTCTCAGGAATTAGTGGAGAACTGCACAACTACCGTCAAGGGTTGGACGCACATTGCAATATCAGTTTCGATTATTTCTGTGATATTTACGCAGAATATCTGCCTCAAGGCATTAAGGAGGTATTGAATGAAAAAGCAGGAGCTGTAGAGCAGTTGGATTATCTATACCATCAGTGTGAACGTGCCGGACAGCAAATCTATCTCTTTATTGACGAATATGACCACTTCACCAACGCCATCCTCTCGGATGCCGAAAGCATACACCGATATACGGAAGAGACTCACAAGGAAGGCTACCTGCGCGCCTTCTTCAATAGAGTGAAAGCCGGAACCTATTCCAGCATCAAGCGCTGCTTCATCACCGGAGTGAGTCCCGTCACGATGGATGACCTTACCAGCGGATTCAATATCGGCACCAATTACTCCCTCGCACCGAAATTCAACGCAATGATGGGTTTTACCGAGGACGAAGTCCGCGAAATGTTGACTTATTATTCTACAAAAGCTCCATTCCATCACACTGTAGATGAGTTGATAGAACTTATGAAACCGTGGTACGACAACTATTGCTTTGCACAGGAGTGCTACAATCAGCCGACCTTATACAACTCCAATATGGTGCTTTATTTCGTCAAGAACTATATTGATAATGATGGAAGAGCACCGCGAAATATGATAGAAAGCAACATTCGCATCGATTACGAAAAACTGCGTATGCTTATCCGCAAGGATAAAGAGTTTGCACACGATGCCTCCATTATCCAGACCTTAGTGAGCCAGGGATACATCACCGGCGAGTTGAAAGACGGTTTTCCAGCGGCCAATATTGTAGATTCCGACAATTTTGTGAGCCTGCTCTATTATTTCGGTATGCTCACCGTGAGCGGAACATTCGAAGGCAAGACTAAACTCATCATCCCCAATCAAGTGGTGCGCGAACAACTCTATACTTATCTGCTGAACACTTACAATGAAGCCGACCTTAGTTTCAGCAACCATGAAAAAGATGAGTTATCTTCCGCCTTAGCATATCGTGGTGCATGGCAATCTTACTTCAACTACATCTCCGATTGTCTAAGACGCTATGCCGCTCAGCGCGACAAGCAGAAAGGAGAATACTTCGTACATGGCTTCACTCTTGCCATGACGGCGCAAAACCGTTTCTACCGTCCCATCTCCGAAGCAGACACGCAAGCCGGATATGTTGACATTTTCCTGTCTCCCATGCTGGAGATTTACCCTGACATGAGTCATAGCTACATCA
The DNA window shown above is from Bacteroides faecium and carries:
- a CDS encoding sensor histidine kinase encodes the protein MNLKNEWINTLFIILSLSLCIFIIIDIAYNERIWELNTFAIKVRLQSLGITIAYFYLLNSIFKRVARSFIDKSKDEKRANWKEYASVFLINFVLLNIMHVFIMSCITMAESFKWGESALVNVTGALLAFLYYTMIRNRILFKSFIEQSLQLEKIKVNQLETELKFLKSQYHPHFLFNALNTIYFQVDEKNKEAKQSIEQLSDLLRYQLYNIEKEVTMEQEINYLRSYIAFQQLRMSERLVLDLYFDPELKEQKIHPLLLQPLIENAFKYVRGEYRIKLEIKLVGSQIQSEIKNSISQSPYAINQKDKGIGIENLKRRLDLLYPNKHSLVFEQTENTFTTRLTINTD
- a CDS encoding AAA family ATPase is translated as MEYVSSERKLLPYGMMNFADIRLDNYYYVDKTSFIPIIEQSDRFFFFIRPRRFGKSLTLNMLQHYYDVRTRDKFDALFGDLYIGKHPTRDRNSYLVLYLNFSGISGELHNYRQGLDAHCNISFDYFCDIYAEYLPQGIKEVLNEKAGAVEQLDYLYHQCERAGQQIYLFIDEYDHFTNAILSDAESIHRYTEETHKEGYLRAFFNRVKAGTYSSIKRCFITGVSPVTMDDLTSGFNIGTNYSLAPKFNAMMGFTEDEVREMLTYYSTKAPFHHTVDELIELMKPWYDNYCFAQECYNQPTLYNSNMVLYFVKNYIDNDGRAPRNMIESNIRIDYEKLRMLIRKDKEFAHDASIIQTLVSQGYITGELKDGFPAANIVDSDNFVSLLYYFGMLTVSGTFEGKTKLIIPNQVVREQLYTYLLNTYNEADLSFSNHEKDELSSALAYRGAWQSYFNYISDCLRRYAAQRDKQKGEYFVHGFTLAMTAQNRFYRPISEADTQAGYVDIFLSPMLEIYPDMSHSYIIELKYARYKDPESRVEELRVEGIAQANRYADTDRVKNAIGTTQLHKIVVVYKGMEMRVCEEVNS
- a CDS encoding outer membrane beta-barrel family protein; translation: MSTIKIYFLTMLFIQTISISAQSVISGRITDGESLPMVGATILLLNHTDSAYIAGTTSDLDGRFEVINIKPGHYILSLSTIGYKKIKMPLQTELNVNIELGDILFEKDTYMLSTINVTGKRPPVKVAPGKMTINLSSALLNTDSNILDALRKLPGVIIQNDGTIILNGKSGANVLIDDKVTYLSGENLINYLRSIPSHSVENIELISQPSSRYDASSSSGIINIRKKRVKEQGINLAVSSGLEKGKCIRGNETLSLNFHHNKLNIYADYSYYFGKDCIEMSISGHYLDPITSKPLELRKDIEGDINRQYKGHYIKVGADYDLSDRLTIGTYLSSSWLDRNKKEVNVSDFYNNNNIQSDSTLTALNAPVNSYTNIIGGANIIYKFAEKGKWDASFDYQLFKQEDDLLLNSAFQTHIKPLIEDTLSGKTNGDIKIYSGQTNLSYAISEKFGITAGLKSVFVNIGSNALYRNLIAGNWQKDNNLSSHFNYKENIHAGYFQLNSKWSSRFSTEIGLRLENTYTKNNYNSTTQDTTFTKRYTYLFPTLMAQYQLSENHDVSVMYGRRIVRPNYRNMNPFVEVKDQFLYEQGNTELKPELIDNIEVSWLFKKRYSFNAFYSHRKNPISFSFLVEDNNRVLIMPLNLSSNHSLGLRVGLNNLKPFKWWTAHINGSLTYKQFDWRTPGKTSRNEVTTPVLHISNQFELPHGWGGEALGFYSGEMVEGQIRIKSLWTISLGIRKNLLNDKFSLYIYAHDIFHSNRPRVSMENNYLYYTSREKNDSRMIGISFSYRFNRGKEIRKSQNDNRIEESKRIGL